gattgatgaatcgaataatttgaaaaaaaaaatttaaattataaattgggatttttaaaaatattttttaatttgcaaAAAGAATTTATCATACTTTAGTGGTGTgatttaattaactaatttataAGATTAAAAATAGTTAACATTAATCAAGATAATACAAGTGAATTCCTCCCATCAAAATTGAACAACTCATAATAAAGAATATGCAATTCTCTAATTGAGGAATGGCTAGAGAATTTACTCACTTTTTAAcaagacaaaataaaaaggaaTCTTGTGTGGTACCAACTAGAGACATTAACTCATCTCCCTTTGCATGAGTGAACCATATTCTATATATAGTTATTGGTTCTTAACTCCTTAACATCGTTCATTAACTAGTACCATACATGTCTCTTTCAGCTTCACATTTGAAAATGCTAGGGACATTAACTCATCTCCCTTTGCATGAGTGAACCATATTCTATATATAGTTATTGGTTCTCAACGCCTTAATATCGATCATTACCCAGTACTGTACATGTCGCTTTCAGTCTCAGTTCCGGTGATGACTTCGAGACAACCTGTCCCTTCTGCAAATTTTGCTCCTAGCATTTGGCATGATACTTTCCGAAAATATGCTGATTCTGAATCCTTGGCatcttatttaattttgtatGATGAAATATGAGTACAAAACGTTCTATATGATTAGTGCATCTAAATTAAACTATTAACTTACATACACATGTTTTAAATGAGCGTTTTAGAGTAATAATTGAAttattttaatgtaattttaaGGTCACACACAGGTTCAAATTGTAAAAGAAAAATGCTacttatcttttaaatttttaatttttagttagtttttttatttgaataatattatctaattaatttaaataccTACTTTTATAGAAAGttatttgttttttatgaaaagttattttttttatttttttctcttctaaaaattgaataatagataatttttaaaaaatacgtAATTATACTGATTGTAAAAATAACCACTGAAGTAATGATTAAATTAAGTTGTGTATAATACACTCTTTGGATGGAGTCTTTTTCCAAATCTCACATTAACATATTTATACATTGGGCTGTCCTTTTAATAatacatttttttcttatttattttttatttttttattaatgaagATAACCTAATTAAgttgaaaagagaaaaataatataatcttgttaattttcttttgttttttagtttttaaaaagcTATAGTATTAAAATAGCCTAGTCTGCATTTTGTAAACATTTCTATAATTATATAGTTAATTAATAAATCagatttattttaatattgacttttatattttttaacttacgtttttgttttcttaataaacaaataaaaactcTTCTTTAGTTATTATTAAAATGGCACAACTTTTAATCTTTTACGTTATATTTTTTTAGGAAGATGGGACAATAGTACACCTGAAAGTTCGCACGCTGGACACGATTACATTTTAATCATTTAATGAGTCACACGTGCACACCACTTATACACTCCGACAGATACATTTACCCTTCCAACCATCGGCATGTGGCGGCGTTAAATGATTGAAGTGTAATTGTGTCCAGCGTGTAAACTTTCAGGTGTATTTTTGTCCCTTCTTCCTAAATAAAATAAACACGAAAAATAAGTGTATAGATAGTGTGCACACGTGACTCATTAAATGATTGAAGTATAATCGTGTCCAGCGTGCGAACTTTCACATGTAATTTTGTCCCTTCTTccaaaaattaaagtataactaAACTTGTAGTATCTCGTTAATCTAatatttagaaattaaattaaatttaaataaattaaatcaaattgatTCTTTCATAACCTTCTAATACCTAATTAATCTAGCACTTGaaacctaaattaaattaaattaaactatgACAAAACTTTCAACTTAGCTAAACTTCTAACATTTAAAACTTATAAATTATAACCAAAGCTCACGTCACTACTCGAAGTAACACTTATTTATCAATTCTCCAACTTGCATTTGTAGTTTTCAATGTTCTAACAAACTAATAAATCGCCACTCTAGTTACCATTTAAAGTTTGAAAATTCTAATAACGTAAACAATCAAATCTAAGCGACTTAATATCATTAACAATTCTTTATTTCTTAATGAAATAAATTTTACTCACTAACCTCTTTATGGATGTTACCAGTAATGTGGGCAACTCCGTCCAAGATACAATTCGGATCGTCTTCCATTTTTGCTGTTTATTGAATCTAGTGGGTTTTTTCCCTTGCTTATCTCTAGGACCAGCGTTTTGGTGGGTGAAGTTGAATTAAATGTAATTTGAAACAAGTGAATtcgaattttatatatatatatatactaaatcaAAGCTATTGCATTCAAATTACTAACAGTAATAAACTATGGTTGTAAATAAAAGCACATTGTTTCGATTTATTATgggtaaataaaatacaaattgcAACCCATATATAGAATTCAAGTAAATCGAATTTACTATAATCAATTTACATAAAATTTAAGTAATTCGAATCTTATTGATTCAATTTATTACTACTATGGATAAATCGATTTTATCAATCAATTCGATTTATACATAAATGTGATTAACGACATGTATATAACGTATTTTGATTTAAGACATCCATGTAATTTTGTCttccaattaatttgattatgtGATTTGCTCATATACATtaggtaattaatttttttcagttAACATtagtcaaattttttaaaattattttgtttatacaaATTCTATACTCTAAATCATAAAATGTTGAAATTCAATTCTAAATTACAAATTTACATATTAAAATTATCTAATATTGACTAAGTAAAATTTAATTCTCCATAATTTTTTCTTCTCATATATACATATCttgtaatttttgttttaaatatatAGATTTCTACCCTACTAAGCCAACTAGGGACTTGCCAACTCCCATTGAATGAATCATACTTGTATATCTATATATAGATAGACACAAACAATGTCTCTTACACCATTGATCATTAAGACCTTAGTTTCCTTTACCGTATCTAAGTCAAAGCCAACAACAATGTCTCTTGCACCATCTTCTGAGTTGAAGCGACCTTGTGCAAATTTTGCTCCTAACATTTGGCAGGATATTTTCATTCAATATGCTGATTCACAATCATTGGTATGTTATTTATCACTTCGTCGTCTATATTTGAGAGAGAAGAACAAGaaaatcttttttcttaaaaaaaaaaattaaatgctcCATAAAAATTTCATAATATTAACACCCAAACATAAGGGACAATTAAGGTTATATGGCATAGAGACAATTTTTTTCGCTCTTTTATGTTTTTATATTAaggtaaattttaattattttgagctatttttttttatcaaatattttcATTAACCTAATTACAAAAGTTTAATGCCCAACAAAAATTTCATTTCTCGAAATTATTTGCAGGAAGTCAATGAAACTATGAAGCAAGAGGTCCAAATACACAAAGAAAAAATAATGCTATATTTGTCTTCGAATGACAATAGCATTTTACAGAAATTAAgtttaattgactcaattcaacgTTTGAGTATATCTTATCATTTTGAACGTGAAGTTGATAAAGCGTTGGAAGAAATCTACAATAATTTTACCAACAATAGTCTTCCTATAGAAGATTATGACCTTCACTTTATTGCCTTACTCTTTCGTTTGTTCAGacaaaatggatatcatatttcATCAGGTATGTAAAATTctattataaataatataattacattaccaataaattaaaatttatgccAATTAGTTATATATGCATTCATATTATTTAGTATATATGTGAATTATACAGATGTTTTCATCAAATTCAAGAATATCAAAGGAGACTTCGATGAAATAAATGTTCTTCAAAATGTTGAAGAAATATGGAGCTTGTATGAAGTTGCACAATTAAGGATTCATGGAGAAGATATATTGGAGGAAGCACATAAATTCACATGCAATAAACTTAAGTCCTTCATCGATCAACTGAGTCCATGTCTTGCAGACCAAATCAATCGAAGCTTAAGGCTGCCTCTTCACAAGACAGTTTCAAGGATACGAGCAAGATCATATATGTCATTTTACAAAGAAAATCCTTCCCATAACAAAGTTCTTCTATCTCTTGCAAAATTAGATTTCAATCAACCGGTTCAATCAGTAACCCAACAGTTAAACCAGTAATCTAGTAACCCAGTAACTTAATCGGTTCGATTACCGGTTCAGTTCTGACAACTATACGTGAACCAATAGAAAATTAGTCAACATCAgccaataattcaaaaaaaattaatacccatttataattttttttttaaatggttgTTTTATcagtttttcttcttcctcctaaCATCTCAAATTTTACATACCACTACAAGCCATCTACCACCACCAGCAGCCATCGTCGTGCCATTGGCCACCTCTAGCAATCTACTATCAGTTTTCTTAAATTCTAAATCTTGAATtttaaatcctaaatcataaatctCAAATCATAAATTCTAATCAGTAAATcgtaaattctaaattttagatattaaatcttaaattctaaataCTAAAACTAAATCTTAAATTgtaattaaaccttaaattttaaattttaaaggctaaattctaaattttttatttaaattttggatgtttttattatttctaagtttagatttttttttttaaacggtGAGTTATTGATTATTTCATTGGCTAAAAATTATCGGTTACCAATATTTTTCCTTATTTGTATATTGACTTGTATTGGTATTATTATTTCATTCAGGTGGTGCAAAAAATTAGCCTTTGCGACAAAGGTTATTTATGCTAGAGATAGGGTGGTTGAGGCATTCTTTTGGCCACTAACCATGTCTTCTGAGCCAAAATATAGTACTTGGAGATTGATATTAGGCAAACTGCTTGCATGTATATGTCTTCTTGATGATACTTTTGATGCCTTTGGCACATTTGAAGAGCTTCAACTCTTGACAGAGGCAATCAAAAGGTTGATTTGATCTCTAATCTTTAACCaccaattttatattatttatctcaatttgaaaatgaaaatattg
The DNA window shown above is from Arachis ipaensis cultivar K30076 chromosome B08, Araip1.1, whole genome shotgun sequence and carries:
- the LOC107610605 gene encoding (+)-gamma-cadinene synthase-like, which produces MSLTPLIIKTLVSFTVSKSKPTTMSLAPSSELKRPCANFAPNIWQDIFIQYADSQSLEVNETMKQEVQIHKEKIMLYLSSNDNSILQKLSLIDSIQRLSISYHFEREVDKALEEIYNNFTNNSLPIEDYDLHFIALLFRLFRQNGYHISSDVFIKFKNIKGDFDEINVLQNVEEIWSLYEVAQLRIHGEDILEEAHKFTCNKLKSFIDQLSPCLADQINRSLRLPLHKTVSRIRARSYMSFYKENPSHNKVLLSLAKLDFNQPVQSVTQQLNQFFFLNGELLIISLAKNYRLPIFFLICILTCIGIIISFRWCKKLAFATKVIYARDRVVEAFFWPLTMSSEPKYSTWRLILGKLLACICLLDDTFDAFGTFEELQLLTEAIKRLI